In Elusimicrobiota bacterium, one DNA window encodes the following:
- a CDS encoding IS3 family transposase produces MRRPSCSVTQRNQDIVKKIKNLKSDHPFWGYRRIWARLKYDEHMNINKKRVLRLMRRHDLLVKPNLRLKAKRTSSRSKPVAVRPNEWWGIDMTKVLIQSYGWIYVVLVLDWYTKTIVGYYAGPQAKTQHWLMALNMAVNRRFPNGSRGQDVKLMSDNGCQPTSLGFQKACNALGITQAFTSYNNPKGNADTERVNRTLKEELVWLREWDSPFVFVKELQNWIEIDYNQRHRHLTLGHRTPAEFEALAINQPAPALS; encoded by the coding sequence TTGAGGCGGCCGTCCTGTTCCGTCACCCAGCGCAACCAGGACATCGTTAAAAAGATCAAGAACCTGAAATCGGATCACCCCTTCTGGGGATACCGGCGGATCTGGGCCCGGCTCAAATACGATGAGCACATGAACATCAACAAAAAGCGCGTCCTGCGTTTGATGCGTCGCCATGACCTCTTGGTGAAGCCCAACCTGCGCCTTAAAGCCAAGAGGACGTCGTCGAGGAGCAAGCCCGTCGCCGTCCGCCCCAACGAATGGTGGGGCATCGATATGACCAAGGTCCTGATCCAATCCTACGGCTGGATCTACGTCGTCTTGGTGTTGGACTGGTATACCAAGACGATCGTGGGTTATTACGCCGGACCCCAGGCCAAAACCCAGCACTGGTTGATGGCGCTAAACATGGCGGTCAATCGGCGGTTCCCCAATGGGAGTCGCGGTCAGGACGTCAAGCTCATGAGCGACAATGGCTGCCAGCCCACGTCCTTGGGTTTCCAGAAGGCCTGCAACGCCTTGGGGATTACCCAGGCGTTCACCAGCTACAACAACCCCAAGGGCAACGCTGACACCGAGCGGGTCAATCGGACCCTGAAAGAAGAGCTCGTTTGGCTCCGCGAGTGGGACAGCCCGTTTGTCTTTGTCAAAGAACTACAGAACTGGATCGAAATCGATTACAACCAGCGGCACCGGCACTTGACCCTCGGCCACCGAACACCGGCCGAGTTTGAGGCCCTTGCCATCAACCAACCAGCCCCGGCACTCTCTTAG
- a CDS encoding transposase, with translation MKRREWDPKKKAMIVLQGLRGKAIADLCSEHQISQAQYYQWRDHFWPIPTASLTNTPTRNSFDSRRRTPGSST, from the coding sequence ATGAAACGAAGAGAATGGGACCCGAAGAAGAAAGCCATGATCGTCCTCCAAGGCCTGCGCGGTAAAGCCATTGCGGACCTCTGTTCCGAACACCAAATCAGCCAGGCCCAGTATTACCAGTGGCGTGACCACTTTTGGCCAATACCGACCGCATCTTTGACAAACACCCCGACAAGAAACAGTTTCGACTCCAGGAGGAGAACGCCCGGCTCAAGCACATGA
- a CDS encoding transposase yields the protein MGITQAFTSYNNPKGNADTERVNRTLKEELVWLREWDSPFVFVKELQNWIEIDYNQRHRHLTLGHRTPAEFEALAINQPAPALLCCSPLRPGSC from the coding sequence TTGGGGATTACCCAGGCGTTCACCAGCTACAACAACCCCAAGGGCAACGCTGACACCGAGCGGGTCAATCGGACCCTGAAAGAAGAGCTCGTTTGGCTCCGCGAGTGGGACAGCCCGTTTGTCTTTGTCAAAGAACTACAGAACTGGATCGAAATCGATTACAACCAGCGGCACCGGCACTTGACCCTCGGCCACCGAACACCGGCCGAGTTTGAGGCCCTTGCCATCAACCAACCAGCCCCGGCACTCTTATGCTGCTCCCCATTAAGGCCGGGGTCCTGCTAA
- a CDS encoding transposase family protein: protein MRRPSCSVTQRNQDIVKKIKNLKSDHPSGDTGGSGPGSKYDEHMNINKSVLRLMRRHDLLVKPNLRLKAKRTSSRSKLVAVRPNEWWGIDMTKVLIQSYGWIYVVLVLDWYTKTIVGYYAGPQAKTQHWLMALNMAVNRRFPNGSRGQDVKLMSDNGCQPTSLGFRRPATPWGLPRRSPATTTPRATLTPSGSIGP, encoded by the coding sequence TTGAGGCGGCCGTCCTGTTCCGTCACCCAGCGCAACCAGGACATCGTTAAAAAGATCAAGAACCTGAAATCGGATCACCCTTCTGGGGATACCGGCGGATCTGGGCCCGGCTCAAAATACGATGAGCACATGAACATCAACAAAAGCGTCCTGCGTTTGATGCGTCGCCATGACCTCTTGGTGAAGCCCAACCTGCGCCTTAAAGCCAAGAGGACGTCGTCGAGGAGCAAGCTCGTCGCCGTCCGCCCCAACGAATGGTGGGGCATCGATATGACTAAGGTCCTGATCCAATCCTACGGCTGGATCTACGTCGTCTTGGTGTTGGACTGGTATACCAAGACGATCGTGGGTTATTACGCCGGACCCCAGGCCAAAACCCAGCACTGGTTGATGGCGCTAAACATGGCGGTCAATCGGCGGTTCCCCAATGGGAGTCGCGGTCAGGACGTCAAGCTCATGAGCGACAATGGCTGCCAGCCCACGTCCTTGGGTTTCAGAAGGCCTGCAACGCCTTGGGGATTACCCAGGCGTTCACCAGCTACAACAACCCCAAGGGCAACGCTGACACCGAGCGGGTCAATCGGACCCTGA
- a CDS encoding GreA/GreB family elongation factor: MEARIGGAIVVPPGAGVEVRFGASVSIEDESGTKQSFKIVGEDEARAGGNLLAWSSPLAQALFGAKAGDAATLKSGEGPKKLRVLSVSYETNK, translated from the coding sequence TTGGAAGCGCGCATCGGCGGGGCCATCGTGGTTCCCCCGGGGGCGGGCGTCGAGGTTCGGTTTGGGGCGAGCGTTTCGATTGAAGACGAATCGGGAACGAAGCAGAGCTTCAAGATCGTGGGAGAGGACGAAGCCCGGGCCGGAGGGAATTTATTGGCCTGGTCTTCCCCCTTGGCCCAGGCCCTCTTCGGGGCCAAAGCCGGGGACGCCGCGACCCTTAAAAGCGGCGAAGGGCCGAAAAAGTTGCGCGTGCTTTCGGTGAGCTACGAAACGAACAAATAG
- a CDS encoding pirin family protein: protein MNRSIDRVFRGAPEHWVGNGFRVSNYFPSAPELAKRMSPFFLLDYHRPYVYGPTREKRGVGTHPHRGFETVTVAYQGSVAHRDSAGNGGVIHPGEVQWMTAGAGVLHNEYHEESFAKAGGVMHMMQIWVNLPRKHKMAPPKYQALVNGAIPEVPLEGGKGLVRVLAGEYLDTKGVASTFSPVNMLDLRLKAGAVAHLRSPKDHNSALLILQGKMKANTSAALSEGDFLLFKNDGDEIRVEALTDGIALFLSGAPIEEPLVHYGPFVMNTVDEINEAVEDFNSGKFGHLED from the coding sequence ATGAATCGTTCCATTGATCGGGTTTTCCGCGGCGCGCCGGAACACTGGGTGGGCAACGGTTTCCGCGTGAGCAACTATTTCCCTTCCGCTCCGGAGTTGGCCAAGCGGATGAGCCCCTTTTTCCTTCTGGACTACCACCGTCCCTACGTTTACGGCCCCACCCGGGAGAAGCGCGGCGTGGGCACCCACCCCCACCGGGGTTTTGAAACCGTCACGGTCGCCTACCAGGGCTCCGTGGCCCATCGGGACAGCGCGGGGAACGGCGGGGTGATCCACCCCGGCGAAGTTCAGTGGATGACGGCCGGGGCGGGGGTGCTCCACAACGAATACCACGAGGAGAGCTTCGCCAAGGCCGGCGGCGTGATGCACATGATGCAAATTTGGGTGAACCTTCCCCGGAAACACAAGATGGCTCCGCCCAAATACCAGGCGCTCGTGAACGGCGCCATCCCGGAAGTCCCTTTGGAAGGTGGAAAGGGTCTGGTTCGTGTATTGGCAGGGGAATACTTGGACACCAAAGGCGTGGCGTCCACTTTTTCGCCGGTCAACATGCTGGACCTTCGCTTGAAAGCCGGGGCCGTGGCCCATCTTCGCTCGCCCAAGGATCACAACAGCGCACTTTTGATTCTCCAGGGGAAAATGAAGGCCAATACCTCGGCGGCCCTGTCGGAGGGGGACTTCCTGTTGTTCAAAAACGACGGCGACGAAATCCGCGTTGAGGCGTTGACCGACGGCATTGCCCTGTTTTTAAGCGGCGCCCCCATCGAGGAGCCCCTGGTGCACTACGGCCCCTTTGTGATGAACACCGTGGATGAGATCAACGAAGCGGTGGAAGATTTTAATTCGGGGAAATTCGGACATCTGGAAGACTGA
- a CDS encoding CDGSH iron-sulfur domain-containing protein — MEPKIAQKAPYVREEEPGKKFWCACGHSENQPYCDGAHARSGTGIRPLSIEITEKKTVAWCGCKHSKNKPFCDGTHKTLP, encoded by the coding sequence ATGGAACCCAAGATTGCCCAGAAAGCCCCCTACGTCCGGGAAGAAGAACCGGGAAAGAAGTTTTGGTGCGCCTGCGGGCATTCCGAAAACCAACCCTATTGCGACGGCGCCCACGCGCGGTCCGGCACCGGGATTCGGCCCCTCTCCATCGAAATCACCGAAAAGAAAACCGTGGCCTGGTGCGGCTGCAAGCACTCCAAGAACAAGCCTTTCTGCGACGGGACCCACAAAACCCTTCCCTAG
- the msrB gene encoding peptide-methionine (R)-S-oxide reductase MsrB has product MTDKELKAKLTPEQYRVVRENGTEPAFANAYWDNHAEGIYVDVVSGEPLFSSTDKFDSGTGWPSFTRPIDSKDVVAKTDSAYGMARTEVRSAGANCHLGHVFPDGPGPTGQRYCINSAALRFVPVDKLESEGYGKYRELFKKKT; this is encoded by the coding sequence ATGACCGACAAAGAACTGAAAGCCAAGCTGACACCGGAGCAATATCGGGTGGTGCGCGAAAACGGAACCGAGCCGGCCTTCGCCAACGCCTATTGGGACAACCACGCCGAAGGGATTTACGTGGACGTGGTGTCCGGCGAGCCGCTCTTTAGCTCCACGGACAAGTTCGACTCGGGAACCGGGTGGCCGAGCTTCACCCGGCCCATTGACTCCAAGGATGTCGTGGCCAAGACGGATTCGGCCTATGGGATGGCGCGGACCGAAGTGCGCTCCGCCGGGGCCAATTGCCATTTGGGCCACGTGTTCCCGGATGGCCCCGGCCCCACGGGCCAGCGCTATTGCATCAATTCCGCCGCGCTTCGCTTCGTGCCCGTGGATAAGCTGGAGTCGGAAGGCTACGGGAAATACCGGGAACTGTTCAAAAAGAAAACGTAA
- a CDS encoding sigma-70 family RNA polymerase sigma factor: protein MGASDPEGFDLIRRVAQDRDETAFSRLYDQFAPRVFGLACRMMNRREEAEEVLQDVFFALWEKAATYDAKRAPVGLWIMVMARSRCLDRLRKRSLREGKENSLDVDETGRALLDTLSDPLPPALEGLASDERRREVQSALAALPEAQRAVLEASFFKGESQQEIADRTGEPLGTVKTRMRLGLAKLSETLMDRKQ from the coding sequence ATGGGCGCCTCTGATCCGGAAGGTTTCGATTTAATCCGCCGAGTGGCCCAGGACCGGGACGAAACCGCTTTCTCCCGGCTTTACGATCAATTCGCCCCCCGGGTGTTCGGCCTGGCCTGCCGAATGATGAACCGCCGGGAGGAAGCCGAGGAAGTTCTTCAGGACGTGTTCTTCGCCCTTTGGGAAAAGGCCGCCACCTACGACGCCAAGCGGGCCCCGGTGGGCCTTTGGATCATGGTCATGGCCCGGAGCCGTTGCCTGGACCGTCTGCGAAAACGGTCCCTGAGGGAGGGAAAAGAAAACAGCCTGGACGTCGATGAGACCGGACGGGCGCTGTTGGACACCCTGTCCGATCCCCTCCCCCCGGCGCTGGAAGGGCTGGCCTCCGATGAACGTCGCCGGGAGGTTCAAAGCGCCCTCGCGGCTCTCCCCGAAGCCCAACGGGCGGTTTTGGAAGCTTCCTTCTTTAAAGGAGAGTCCCAACAGGAAATTGCGGATCGAACCGGCGAACCCCTTGGAACGGTCAAGACCCGAATGCGCCTGGGGCTCGCTAAATTGTCCGAAACGTTAATGGATCGAAAACAATGA
- a CDS encoding FecR domain-containing protein — MNHAELQELIAPFALGTLSAVESTAIKAHLSEGCAECDRALREARWAVLALAQTAETVAPPLHVKRALMARISGASRWSWRPVFALAAGVLVAVGLFRGYWPSSARIEVLGTSGELTAEGRSTAPGAVIKLGEVIEATKGKSDFRLASRVVFRLNEGARVVVQRRGAGFVVRLSRGAILSVVKHGTPYAVESPVVVAAVRGTAFFLSVDSPQKTSVCVCEGHVQVHALDKTEEVVATHHTAASWRRDGDAAVKGPPGALDHSDQDVETLRGFLPQ; from the coding sequence ATGAACCACGCCGAATTGCAGGAATTGATAGCGCCCTTCGCCCTGGGGACCCTCTCCGCCGTAGAATCGACGGCGATTAAAGCCCATCTATCCGAAGGCTGCGCCGAATGCGACCGCGCCCTTCGGGAAGCCCGCTGGGCCGTGTTGGCCCTGGCCCAAACGGCGGAGACCGTGGCCCCTCCCCTTCACGTTAAACGCGCCTTGATGGCCAGGATCTCCGGGGCTTCCCGATGGTCCTGGCGGCCCGTCTTCGCCCTGGCGGCGGGGGTGTTGGTGGCGGTGGGCCTCTTTCGGGGGTATTGGCCTTCCAGCGCACGCATCGAAGTTCTGGGCACTTCCGGGGAACTCACCGCGGAAGGGCGGTCGACGGCGCCGGGCGCGGTGATTAAACTCGGGGAAGTGATTGAGGCGACCAAAGGCAAGAGCGATTTCCGATTGGCCTCCCGCGTCGTCTTTCGTTTGAACGAGGGCGCCCGCGTCGTGGTGCAGCGACGAGGCGCGGGTTTTGTGGTTCGCCTTTCCCGGGGGGCCATTTTGAGCGTGGTCAAACACGGGACCCCCTACGCGGTCGAAAGTCCCGTGGTGGTGGCGGCCGTTCGCGGCACCGCTTTTTTCCTGAGCGTTGATTCCCCTCAAAAAACCTCCGTTTGCGTGTGCGAAGGCCACGTGCAGGTTCACGCGCTGGATAAAACGGAAGAAGTCGTCGCGACCCATCACACCGCCGCTTCCTGGCGGCGCGACGGCGATGCCGCGGTCAAAGGCCCCCCCGGGGCCCTGGACCATTCCGACCAGGACGTCGAGACCCTCCGGGGATTTTTGCCCCAATAA
- a CDS encoding DoxX family protein, which translates to MDKAKAFLKSIPSRLDFLPALLGRITLGFIFVQSGWGKLHHLDKVADFFRALGIPAPGLQAPFVATVEFVAGGLVLIGLLTRFAALPLIGTMAVALWTAKRPDIHELSDFLALPEYLFLLLSIGLVVKGPGDFSLDALLGRRCRRNTD; encoded by the coding sequence ATGGACAAGGCAAAAGCGTTTCTCAAATCGATTCCCTCGCGGCTGGATTTCCTGCCCGCGCTTCTCGGCCGGATCACTCTCGGTTTCATTTTTGTCCAATCGGGCTGGGGCAAACTTCACCACCTCGATAAAGTCGCGGATTTTTTCCGCGCCCTCGGCATTCCGGCCCCCGGCCTCCAGGCCCCTTTCGTCGCGACGGTGGAATTCGTCGCCGGCGGGCTGGTCCTGATCGGCCTCCTCACCCGCTTCGCGGCGCTCCCCCTCATCGGAACCATGGCCGTCGCCCTTTGGACCGCCAAACGCCCGGACATTCACGAACTGTCCGATTTCCTCGCCCTTCCGGAATATTTGTTCCTCCTTTTATCCATCGGACTCGTGGTCAAGGGACCGGGCGACTTCTCCTTGGACGCGCTCCTTGGCCGTCGATGCCGAAGGAACACCGATTGA
- a CDS encoding DUF692 domain-containing protein, with translation MTTTEFSSLPTLGAGLGLRKEHFKELAPENNGVGWLEIIAENFMNFGGFPLSVLDYCARHWTIVSHGVNLSIGSVDPLNEEYLDRLKTLLDRVQAPWFSDHLCFTSVGGAYFHDLLPLPFTREAADHVVARVKKVRKKIQRPFLLENPSTYVVPPGADMAETDFFNAVLEEADCGLLLDVNNVYVNSRNHGFDPKEFIRRLPLERVGQIHMAGHRDCGDVIVDTHEGPIIDPVWALYRFTLEALGRPVSTLIEWDTDVPPLAKVTAEADKARRILSGVGWADTLRSSPLASVDSNPSRESGERRALADRREAAPR, from the coding sequence ATGACCACGACCGAATTCTCCTCTCTTCCCACCCTCGGGGCCGGCCTCGGCCTTCGAAAAGAGCATTTTAAGGAGCTGGCCCCGGAAAACAACGGCGTCGGGTGGCTGGAAATCATCGCCGAAAACTTCATGAACTTCGGCGGCTTTCCCCTATCGGTGCTCGACTATTGCGCCCGCCATTGGACGATTGTGAGCCACGGGGTCAATTTGTCCATCGGGAGCGTCGACCCCCTCAACGAGGAATATCTGGATCGGCTCAAAACGTTGTTGGATCGCGTCCAAGCGCCCTGGTTCAGCGATCATTTGTGCTTCACCAGCGTCGGCGGGGCCTATTTTCACGATCTGTTGCCCCTTCCCTTCACCCGCGAAGCCGCGGACCACGTGGTCGCCCGGGTCAAAAAAGTCCGTAAAAAGATTCAGCGGCCCTTCCTCTTGGAGAACCCCTCCACCTACGTTGTTCCCCCGGGCGCCGACATGGCGGAGACCGATTTTTTTAACGCGGTATTGGAAGAGGCCGACTGCGGCTTGCTTCTGGACGTCAACAACGTCTACGTCAACAGCCGAAACCACGGGTTTGACCCGAAGGAATTCATCCGGCGTTTGCCATTGGAGCGCGTGGGGCAAATACACATGGCGGGCCATCGGGATTGCGGCGACGTGATCGTGGACACCCACGAGGGGCCCATCATCGACCCCGTGTGGGCGCTTTACCGTTTCACCCTGGAAGCCCTGGGACGCCCCGTGAGCACCTTGATTGAATGGGACACCGACGTGCCCCCCCTGGCGAAGGTCACCGCGGAGGCCGACAAGGCCCGAAGGATTCTTTCGGGGGTGGGATGGGCTGACACTTTAAGGTCCTCTCCCCTCGCGTCGGTGGATTCAAACCCGAGCCGTGAATCCGGAGAGCGGCGCGCCCTGGCCGACCGACGGGAAGCGGCCCCGCGATGA
- a CDS encoding putative DNA-binding domain-containing protein, whose product MKSGLRFYQSEMRRLIFPGGPTTTASPLWKSGLPERLRVYRGNAAANWWSALESDFPLTKKQFTDEDWDGLTRRYFAKRPPAHWELNASLSPFVAFLKRAGVQRWVWELADYEWNDLAIFIDRSVVGAGAGTTNPTVRVRVYEHQIFYWVEKEAPRERPPKQKPEVLVFYRDADNTSRITEGDPLMLLILDHFKKPGATLGDLEPVRRRLLHGNAVRLETALANLKERGLVLP is encoded by the coding sequence ATGAAAAGCGGACTCCGTTTTTATCAAAGCGAAATGCGCCGATTGATATTCCCGGGCGGGCCGACAACGACTGCCTCCCCCCTCTGGAAATCGGGACTTCCCGAGCGGCTCCGGGTTTACCGCGGCAACGCCGCCGCCAACTGGTGGAGCGCCTTGGAAAGCGATTTCCCTTTGACCAAAAAACAGTTTACGGACGAGGATTGGGACGGGCTAACGCGACGCTATTTCGCGAAACGGCCGCCGGCGCACTGGGAGTTGAACGCTTCGCTTTCCCCCTTCGTGGCCTTTTTGAAGCGGGCGGGGGTCCAGCGTTGGGTGTGGGAGCTGGCGGATTACGAATGGAACGATTTGGCGATTTTCATCGATCGGTCGGTGGTGGGGGCGGGCGCCGGCACGACCAACCCGACCGTGCGGGTGCGGGTGTACGAACATCAGATTTTCTATTGGGTCGAAAAGGAAGCGCCGAGGGAGAGGCCGCCGAAACAAAAACCCGAGGTTTTGGTTTTTTACCGGGACGCGGACAACACTTCCCGAATCACGGAAGGAGATCCTTTAATGCTTTTGATCCTGGATCACTTCAAGAAACCCGGAGCGACCTTGGGCGATTTGGAGCCCGTCCGGCGGCGACTGCTCCACGGAAACGCCGTGCGCCTGGAGACCGCCCTGGCAAACCTCAAGGAACGGGGTCTCGTCCTCCCTTAA
- a CDS encoding efflux RND transporter permease subunit yields MRALLKYCVERPLGVLAVYAGLAVIGLFAWRSLPQELMPDLRYPQLSVVTLLPNASPEEVENLVTKPIEQILGTVKNVRGVESFSKEQVSLVNIQFRWDTDMDAALLWVQEKLGLVQDSLPLEAKKPEVTRYNPFERPVVLIAVTGALPAEDLDHLVESRVRPTLEKTLGVSGIEVSGGLEREVRVDLDAQQLLAHRLTLQDVADALKRRNVSRSAGSAVEGLFEYPITVTGAYDQIKAIAETVVQTEGAAGRPGEGGLLRLSSVGQVKDGFREKTSHARYDGRDNIAVAVYKRAEAYPLDVARDVREALGDLRRQLPGDVHLDVIYDQSVFIREGISDVFGNVVVGGLLAYFILWAFLRSHRRSIIVGLTIPLALLLTVAVFWKLDMTLNLLTLGGLALGVGMLVDAAVVIIENISRHRDMGKSLKDSILDGGEEVGGAVTFSVLTILAAFAPIPFAAVGVAQKVFTPIAVAVMLSHAMSLVVGFTFVPAIGILFLESAGGRRWIPEGGRVFLRGLSAAWIKRWTPLRERIHRTAVYRWPWKRWATRPGQWYESALQFAVRHPRRTVEIAFLCTLANGAGLFLIRRESMPDVDQNQIVMRVTLPAGTRLEVTDRVMGSIEKILAALPEIAHRNVIVGSSGGNLLGALGPNEGRAVIDLADRVKDADGDLHRRRRSARAVVAAAAASLKQMDLEGARVDFEAQGGDVFSQVFGRAGADLVVEVRGTDFEGLKKAARDVQEKMRALPGVAKVDNSLAVPSLQLRYEMDEARLARDGLAVADVAESVLGGVNGLTPTAFRENAKEIPVRLRLREEDRKDAAALERLVVPSPLEKGGSHPLNEYGRLSIAPGPSEIRRRDQRRTVLLSVFFSPGGGEKGLAAVRNIINRFPRKGDVSVALGAEVGEVQASLNSLLVGGVAAIGLVYIVLVAQFNVLWLPLLALVSVPLAINGVTPALLLLGNTLNLMSGQGLMVLSGIVVNNSILLLEFIQQRRAAGMSVEEAVLGASRTRLRPILMTAGTTVIGLLPLALGIGAGAKLQAPMAITVIFGLLVSTGLTLIVLPALYLEARHYFEKPTETERV; encoded by the coding sequence GTGCGCGCCCTCCTCAAGTATTGCGTGGAGCGGCCCCTGGGCGTCCTGGCCGTCTACGCCGGCCTGGCGGTCATCGGCCTCTTCGCTTGGCGGAGCCTTCCCCAGGAGTTGATGCCCGACCTTCGCTACCCCCAGCTTTCCGTCGTCACCCTCCTTCCCAACGCCAGCCCCGAAGAAGTCGAAAACCTGGTCACCAAACCCATCGAACAAATACTGGGGACCGTTAAAAACGTCCGCGGGGTGGAATCGTTCTCCAAAGAGCAGGTGTCCCTGGTCAACATCCAGTTCCGCTGGGACACCGACATGGACGCCGCCCTTCTTTGGGTCCAGGAAAAGTTGGGCTTGGTTCAGGACTCCCTGCCGCTGGAGGCCAAGAAACCGGAAGTCACCCGCTACAACCCCTTTGAACGCCCGGTCGTTTTGATCGCCGTCACGGGCGCGCTCCCGGCCGAGGACTTGGACCATTTGGTGGAAAGCCGCGTGCGCCCGACCCTGGAAAAAACCCTGGGCGTTTCCGGCATTGAGGTGAGCGGGGGTCTGGAACGCGAAGTCCGGGTGGACCTGGACGCCCAACAGCTATTGGCCCATCGGTTGACGCTGCAGGACGTGGCGGACGCCTTGAAGCGCCGGAACGTGTCGCGCTCGGCGGGCTCCGCCGTGGAGGGCCTTTTCGAATACCCCATCACGGTCACCGGGGCCTACGACCAGATCAAAGCCATCGCGGAAACCGTCGTCCAAACCGAAGGCGCCGCCGGCCGTCCGGGAGAGGGCGGCCTTCTCCGCCTGTCGAGCGTGGGGCAGGTCAAAGACGGTTTTCGGGAAAAGACGAGCCACGCGCGCTACGACGGCCGGGACAACATCGCCGTGGCCGTCTACAAACGCGCGGAAGCCTACCCCTTGGACGTGGCCCGGGACGTGCGGGAAGCCTTGGGGGATCTGCGGCGGCAATTGCCCGGGGACGTCCACCTGGACGTGATCTACGACCAATCGGTGTTCATCCGGGAAGGGATCTCCGACGTCTTCGGCAACGTGGTGGTGGGCGGTCTTTTGGCCTATTTCATCCTGTGGGCGTTCCTGCGCAGCCACCGCCGGTCCATCATCGTGGGGCTGACCATTCCCTTGGCGCTTTTGCTCACCGTGGCCGTGTTCTGGAAATTGGACATGACCTTGAACTTGCTCACCCTGGGAGGCCTGGCCCTGGGCGTGGGCATGCTCGTGGACGCCGCCGTCGTCATCATTGAAAACATTTCCCGCCACCGGGACATGGGCAAAAGTTTGAAAGACAGCATCCTGGACGGCGGGGAGGAAGTGGGCGGCGCGGTCACCTTTTCCGTTTTGACGATTTTGGCCGCCTTCGCGCCGATTCCGTTCGCCGCGGTGGGGGTGGCGCAAAAAGTGTTTACGCCCATCGCCGTCGCCGTCATGCTCAGCCACGCCATGTCCCTGGTGGTGGGCTTCACCTTCGTCCCGGCCATCGGCATTCTCTTTTTGGAGAGCGCCGGGGGACGGCGATGGATTCCGGAGGGCGGGCGAGTGTTTCTTCGGGGTTTATCGGCCGCTTGGATAAAACGGTGGACGCCCCTTCGGGAGCGAATTCACCGTACGGCTGTTTATCGTTGGCCGTGGAAGCGGTGGGCTACGCGGCCCGGGCAGTGGTATGAAAGCGCGTTGCAATTCGCCGTGCGCCATCCCCGGCGGACCGTGGAAATCGCCTTCTTGTGCACCCTCGCCAACGGGGCGGGGCTCTTTTTGATCCGCCGGGAGTCCATGCCGGACGTGGACCAAAACCAAATCGTCATGCGGGTCACTCTGCCCGCCGGAACCCGGTTGGAGGTGACGGACCGGGTGATGGGTTCGATCGAGAAAATATTGGCCGCCTTGCCCGAAATCGCCCACCGAAACGTGATCGTCGGGTCTTCCGGGGGGAACCTGCTGGGAGCCCTGGGCCCCAACGAGGGGCGGGCGGTCATCGATTTGGCGGACCGCGTCAAAGACGCCGACGGGGACCTCCATCGTCGACGCCGAAGCGCCCGGGCCGTCGTGGCGGCGGCCGCGGCGTCTTTAAAGCAAATGGACTTGGAGGGCGCCCGGGTGGACTTTGAGGCCCAGGGCGGCGACGTGTTTTCCCAGGTTTTCGGGCGCGCGGGGGCCGACCTGGTGGTCGAGGTCCGGGGCACGGATTTTGAAGGGTTGAAAAAAGCCGCCCGGGACGTTCAGGAGAAAATGCGGGCGTTGCCGGGCGTGGCCAAGGTGGACAACAGCCTGGCCGTGCCGTCCCTGCAATTGCGCTACGAGATGGACGAAGCCCGGCTGGCCCGGGACGGACTGGCCGTGGCCGACGTGGCCGAATCCGTCCTGGGGGGCGTGAACGGTTTGACCCCCACGGCCTTTCGGGAGAACGCCAAGGAAATTCCCGTCCGTCTGCGCCTTCGGGAAGAGGACCGGAAGGACGCCGCCGCGCTCGAGCGCCTGGTGGTCCCCAGCCCCCTGGAAAAGGGCGGCAGTCACCCACTCAACGAATACGGCCGTTTAAGCATCGCGCCCGGTCCGTCGGAAATCCGCCGACGCGATCAGCGCCGCACGGTGCTCCTGTCGGTGTTTTTTTCGCCGGGAGGGGGAGAAAAGGGTTTAGCGGCGGTTCGAAACATCATCAATCGTTTTCCGCGAAAGGGCGACGTGTCCGTGGCTCTGGGGGCCGAGGTGGGGGAAGTTCAAGCGTCCCTCAACAGTTTACTGGTCGGAGGCGTGGCGGCCATCGGCCTTGTGTATATCGTTTTGGTGGCTCAATTCAACGTCCTCTGGCTGCCGCTGTTGGCCCTGGTGTCGGTGCCCCTGGCCATCAACGGCGTGACCCCGGCCCTTTTGCTCCTGGGCAACACGTTGAACTTAATGTCGGGTCAGGGTTTGATGGTTCTCTCCGGCATTGTGGTCAACAATTCCATTCTGCTGCTGGAATTCATTCAACAACGGCGGGCGGCGGGAATGTCGGTGGAGGAGGCGGTGCTCGGGGCCAGCCGCACGCGGCTTCGACCCATTTTGATGACGGCGGGGACCACGGTGATCGGTCTATTGCCGCTGGCCCTCGGGATCGGCGCCGGCGCAAAACTCCAGGCCCCCATGGCCATCACGGTCATTTTCGGCCTATTGGTGTCCACGGGCCTCACGCTGATCGTTTTGCCGGCGCTTTACCTCGAGGCGCGGCATTACTTCGAAAAACCCACTGAAACCGAACGGGTTTAA